The DNA sequence CGTTTTGCTACCTCGAGCATGGTGGTGTCGCGATATCCGCGCTCGGACAGAACCTTGGCCGCGACGTCGAGGATATGACCCCGGCGCGGTGCGCGGGATGACTTTTTCACTCACGCCTCCCTCCGGCAACGCCTTCGATCCTTCCGGACCAAATCTAACAGAACCCGTAGGTGTGTCAATATCGCCGTACTTCCAGGTACCCGTAAAGCCGTTCTCTGGTGCTGGAAACATGCGAAACATTCTCACTCGGGCGTCTTGACGCGATTTTGACGCGATACGTGTCATTTTAGATAGGGTTTCCCCAAGGCAATCGGCGGCACCGCGCGTCCGAAAAACCCCGCCAGCAGCACCACCGTGAGGACATAGGGCAGCATCGGGATGAGGGCGGCCGGGAGCCTGAGCCGTCCCTGGTCGCAGGCGCCGCCGAGGGCGGTGATCAGAAACTCCATCGCGTTGCCGTCGCCGCAGAACACAGCCACGCCTTCCAACCTCGGCGTGTACGTGTCGAGGAATCCGAAGAGGAGGCAGGCCAGCAGCGCCGGACCGGGCCGCCACTTCCCGAAGATCATCGCGGCGAGGGCGATGTAGCCTTTGCCGGCGGACATCTCGCGCACGAACCCGGCGCCGTGGGCGATAGAGAGATAGGCTCCGGCGATACCGCAGAGAACACCGGCGAGGAGCACGGCGCGGTAGCGCAGCCAGGAAACCGAGACGCCGGCCGTCTCCACGGCCTCGGGTGCCTCGCCGACGGCGCGCAACCGCAACCCGAAGGCCGTGCGGTAGAGCAGCCACCAGACCGCAAGGACGGCACCCAGGCCGACGTAGACCAGCACGTTGTGCCCCGAGATCAGTTCGGCGTAGAGCGGGCCCGCCATCGGCACTTGGGCCACGGCGTCCACCCCGGGCAGGCGGATGGGGCCGAAGCGCTCCGACGGTCCGAGATCCGGCGTCTGCCCGCCCTGCTGGAATAGCGCAATCCCCACCACGACCGTCAGGCCGGACGCCAGGATGTTTACGGCAAGGCCGGAGATGATCTGCTCGCCGCGTTGGGTGATGCAGGCGAACCCGTGTGCGCCGGCGAACAGGACCGCGACCCCGATGGCGGCCGCGAGCCCGATCCAGGGCGAGCCGGAGAGGCTGGCGGCGGCGGCCGCGGCGAAGGCGCCAGCCAGGAGCTTGCCCTCCAGCCCGATGTCGATGATCCCCGACCGCTCGGAGAGAACCCCCGCCATGGCGCAAAGGATCAGCGGGGTCGCCAGCCGGAGCGTCCCGTCGAGCAGGCGCAGGATGTCGACCCAGACGTCAGGCATTGGCGGGCCTCCACCAAGCCGCCAGCCGGAGGAGCCAAGGCACCGGCATGTGCGCGAGGGCGCCCGAGAAAAGGATGATCAGCCCCTGGATGACCAGAACCATCTCCCGGGTGACCGTCTTGAACTCGAAGTCGAGCTCCGCGCCGCCCTGGTAGAGTGCTCCAAACAGAAACGACGCCATGACGATCCCCACTGGATGGTTGCGGCCCATCAACGCCACCGCGATGCCGGTGAAGCCATAGCCCGCCGTGAAGTTGAGGACCAGCTTGTGGTGCACGCCCAGGATCTCGTTGAGCGCCATGCAACCGGCCAGCGCGCCGGAGATGGCCATGGCTGTCACGATCAGCCGGCGCACCGGAACCCCCGCGTAGACCGCCGCCGGCTCGGATTGGCCCATGACGCGCAGCGCATAGCCGAGCTTGGTGCGCCAGATCAGCAGCCAGACGCCGACGCAGGCCGCGAGCGCGAAGATGAAGGAGATGTTGAACGGCGAACGTTCCGCCTCCATCCCGAAGGCGCGCAGAATGTCATGGATAAAGGGAAGCCAGACGGCCGCGTCCAGACTCCGTGTCTGGGGCGACCCCTGCCCGGACATCATCAACATGCCCGAAAGCAGCCAGACGAGGAGCCCCGCGGCAATGAAGTTGAACATGATGGTGGTGATGACGATGTTGCTGCCGCGATGGGCCTGGAGCCAGCCCGGAACGAAGGCCCAGGCCGCGCCGAACCCCGCCGCGCCGCCGACGGCCAGCAAGATCACGACGACGCCGGGCAAGTAGGGATCGAGCGCAATGCCGACGAGGGCAACGCCAAGACCGCCCATCATGGCCTGACCCTCGCCGCCGATGTTGAACAGCATGGCGTGGAAGGCCACGGCCACGGCGAGGCCTGTGAAGATGAAGTTGGTGGTGTAGTAGAGCGTGTAGCCGAGGGAGCCGGGGTGAATGAACGCCCCCTGGGCCATCACCGCGAGCGCCCGCAGCGGATCCTCGCCGATGGCGGCGAAGAGGAGCGCCACCACCGCCAGCGCCAGCAACAGGTTGACGGCCG is a window from the Deltaproteobacteria bacterium genome containing:
- a CDS encoding ABC transporter permease; the protein is MPDVWVDILRLLDGTLRLATPLILCAMAGVLSERSGIIDIGLEGKLLAGAFAAAAAASLSGSPWIGLAAAIGVAVLFAGAHGFACITQRGEQIISGLAVNILASGLTVVVGIALFQQGGQTPDLGPSERFGPIRLPGVDAVAQVPMAGPLYAELISGHNVLVYVGLGAVLAVWWLLYRTAFGLRLRAVGEAPEAVETAGVSVSWLRYRAVLLAGVLCGIAGAYLSIAHGAGFVREMSAGKGYIALAAMIFGKWRPGPALLACLLFGFLDTYTPRLEGVAVFCGDGNAMEFLITALGGACDQGRLRLPAALIPMLPYVLTVVLLAGFFGRAVPPIALGKPYLK
- a CDS encoding ABC transporter permease, encoding MPLPRWMDVFVVPAVNLLLALAVVALLFAAIGEDPLRALAVMAQGAFIHPGSLGYTLYYTTNFIFTGLAVAVAFHAMLFNIGGEGQAMMGGLGVALVGIALDPYLPGVVVILLAVGGAAGFGAAWAFVPGWLQAHRGSNIVITTIMFNFIAAGLLVWLLSGMLMMSGQGSPQTRSLDAAVWLPFIHDILRAFGMEAERSPFNISFIFALAACVGVWLLIWRTKLGYALRVMGQSEPAAVYAGVPVRRLIVTAMAISGALAGCMALNEILGVHHKLVLNFTAGYGFTGIAVALMGRNHPVGIVMASFLFGALYQGGAELDFEFKTVTREMVLVIQGLIILFSGALAHMPVPWLLRLAAWWRPANA